From one Microbulbifer sp. A4B17 genomic stretch:
- a CDS encoding ADP-ribosylglycohydrolase family protein yields the protein MINLRKYRGCFKGLAIGDSYGAPYEGGVLERQLWKIIGKTDKGKRRYTDDTQMSIDIASSYLEYNYFDQDHIAKNFAQSYQWSRGYGPGAAKLLKGVRDGKRWQDLNRKRFKQGSIGNGAAMRAPIIALCHPKNDHLLKQHVQSVSEITHAHPIAVEGAYLIAITICESLQDRSNREILDKLEMSSESEIYQQKLKKCATLLSNLNFPHPQQIKQWLGNGITAPESCITAIYFGLMYRNSPLTSLLANIFSLSGDTDTIGAMAASIWGAFNGESRMKSLAAEVEDIELINELSEKLYFTQHQHEQALQPA from the coding sequence ATGATAAATCTCAGAAAATATAGAGGTTGTTTTAAAGGTCTAGCCATCGGTGATTCATATGGCGCGCCTTACGAAGGCGGAGTACTGGAAAGACAACTGTGGAAAATCATCGGTAAAACAGACAAGGGAAAAAGGCGCTATACGGATGACACTCAAATGTCTATAGATATAGCAAGCTCCTACCTTGAGTATAATTATTTTGATCAGGATCACATCGCCAAAAACTTTGCTCAAAGTTACCAATGGAGCAGAGGTTATGGACCCGGTGCAGCGAAGCTGCTCAAAGGTGTCAGGGACGGTAAGCGATGGCAGGATTTAAACCGAAAAAGGTTCAAACAGGGCTCTATTGGTAATGGAGCCGCCATGAGGGCACCAATTATCGCCCTCTGCCACCCCAAAAATGATCATCTTCTCAAGCAACACGTACAATCCGTCTCCGAAATCACCCATGCCCACCCTATCGCTGTCGAAGGGGCATATCTGATCGCCATCACCATCTGTGAGTCCCTGCAGGATCGATCAAACAGGGAGATATTAGACAAGCTGGAGATGAGCAGTGAATCTGAAATATATCAGCAAAAACTCAAAAAATGTGCGACTCTTTTGTCCAACCTCAACTTTCCACATCCACAGCAGATCAAGCAGTGGCTAGGTAATGGAATAACGGCTCCAGAATCCTGTATCACCGCCATTTACTTTGGACTGATGTATCGAAACTCGCCTTTAACTTCGTTACTGGCGAATATATTTTCCCTAAGCGGTGATACGGATACTATTGGCGCCATGGCAGCAAGTATTTGGGGAGCATTTAATGGCGAAAGCCGAATGAAAAGTCTGGCTGCAGAGGTTGAAGACATCGAACTTATTAATGAGCTCTCTGAGAAACTCTATTTCACCCAGCACCAACATGAACAAGCTTTACAACCGGCATAA
- the msrA gene encoding peptide-methionine (S)-S-oxide reductase MsrA: MRSIIALLFLSLAGIALAQDSSNIRTAIFAGGCFWCMEPPFDKVDGVLETTSGYSGGHVKNPTYEQVSSGGTGHAEVVQVKYDANKVSYSDLLNIFWHNIDPFDAGGQFCDRGDQYRAEIFYGNDEEKALAEESKKKVEAELGKKVVTQIKPAATFYPAEAYHQDYYQRNPLRYKYYRYRCGRDKRLEEVWGKASS; the protein is encoded by the coding sequence ATGCGCAGTATTATTGCTCTCTTGTTCCTCTCGCTGGCTGGTATTGCCCTGGCTCAGGATTCATCGAATATTCGCACGGCTATTTTTGCGGGTGGCTGCTTTTGGTGTATGGAGCCACCATTTGACAAGGTTGATGGCGTGCTAGAAACCACTTCCGGGTATAGTGGTGGCCATGTCAAAAACCCAACTTATGAACAGGTATCTTCCGGCGGTACCGGTCATGCCGAGGTTGTTCAGGTAAAATATGATGCGAACAAAGTCAGCTATTCTGACCTGCTCAATATTTTTTGGCACAACATTGACCCCTTTGATGCGGGTGGCCAGTTTTGTGATCGCGGCGACCAATATCGTGCTGAAATCTTCTATGGTAATGATGAGGAAAAGGCCTTAGCTGAGGAGAGCAAGAAGAAGGTGGAGGCGGAACTGGGCAAAAAAGTGGTTACACAGATAAAGCCCGCTGCGACCTTTTATCCCGCAGAGGCTTACCATCAGGACTATTACCAGCGTAACCCCCTGCGCTACAAGTATTATCGCTACCGCTGCGGACGCGATAAGCGCCTGGAGGAGGTCTGGGGAAAAGCGTCAAGCTGA
- a CDS encoding NosD domain-containing protein, whose protein sequence is MNGYTLSCDGDGIGVRLTDSDTVLEDTAGGGSIENCNNGVSAEGGGGHSIYDINATANFIAGIALWSSGNSVETSYANGNWGMGIRLMGDGNRVRNSEAMGNSLQGVKIVGNDSLIQLNDTSSNGASGIAIDGGDGGIIADNLSDNNGTHGIKMLGLGQVGYLIIGNTAMGSGGADMADDSFPARNGNVWIRNDFDTANNACIQ, encoded by the coding sequence ATGAACGGCTACACACTTAGCTGTGATGGCGATGGAATTGGTGTCCGATTGACTGACTCCGACACTGTTCTCGAAGATACTGCCGGAGGAGGCAGTATCGAAAACTGCAATAACGGTGTTTCTGCGGAAGGGGGTGGCGGGCATTCAATTTATGATATCAATGCTACCGCAAACTTTATTGCAGGAATTGCCCTTTGGAGCTCTGGCAACAGCGTAGAAACTTCCTATGCCAACGGAAATTGGGGTATGGGCATACGTCTTATGGGAGACGGAAACCGTGTAAGAAATTCCGAAGCTATGGGGAACTCTCTGCAGGGAGTAAAAATCGTCGGGAATGACAGCCTAATTCAATTAAATGATACCAGTTCGAACGGAGCGAGTGGAATTGCCATTGATGGCGGCGATGGTGGCATTATCGCTGACAACCTCTCAGATAATAATGGAACTCACGGAATTAAGATGCTGGGTTTGGGGCAGGTGGGGTACCTTATAATCGGCAATACCGCTATGGGTAGTGGAGGCGCCGATATGGCAGATGACAGTTTTCCAGCTCGCAATGGCAATGTGTGGATTCGAAATGACTTTGATACTGCTAATAATGCCTGCATCCAATAA
- a CDS encoding pyridoxamine 5'-phosphate oxidase family protein produces MDLHLPVSDELQTSAKSRIRRAPKRASYRREDVFQLVDELKLGHVGFIENGDVIIIPLTVWRLGEFLYFHLANKSRLQKLLEKGGQICISLARCDEWVLAKSAYHHSANYRSAVLFCCGERVTDQGEFDAAFKAIIDDIEPGRWDQVRPPSLQERKGTALMRLTIKEGAFKSRTGAPSDNNEDLALPVWSGVKPVCPFG; encoded by the coding sequence ATGGATTTACATTTGCCAGTCTCTGATGAACTGCAAACCTCGGCGAAAAGCCGTATACGTCGCGCGCCCAAGCGTGCCAGTTACCGCCGTGAGGATGTTTTTCAGCTTGTCGATGAATTAAAGCTGGGCCATGTGGGCTTTATTGAAAATGGTGACGTCATCATTATCCCCTTAACAGTTTGGCGCCTGGGAGAGTTTTTGTATTTTCATTTAGCAAATAAAAGCCGCTTGCAAAAACTATTGGAGAAAGGGGGGCAGATATGTATTTCTCTTGCCCGATGTGATGAGTGGGTATTGGCCAAGTCGGCCTATCATCACAGCGCAAATTATCGCTCTGCTGTATTGTTTTGCTGCGGTGAACGGGTTACGGACCAGGGGGAGTTTGATGCAGCCTTTAAAGCGATTATTGACGATATAGAGCCGGGGCGCTGGGATCAAGTACGCCCACCCAGTTTGCAGGAGCGCAAGGGAACGGCCTTAATGCGCCTGACGATCAAGGAGGGGGCTTTCAAGAGCCGAACTGGCGCTCCTTCAGATAATAACGAAGATCTGGCTCTGCCTGTGTGGAGCGGAGTCAAGCCCGTATGCCCGTTTGGTTAA
- a CDS encoding PLP-dependent aminotransferase family protein, producing the protein MTSHELADLNLDPGQPLQSQLYRQLVRWICVGRLAAGTKLPSSRRLAESLAISRNTVTQVLDQMKAEGFLTSYPGKGVFVSPKLPSYVEKPEGQDWQAQSNRCLPPLSDYGDLVQAFPGSRENEDLLIPFTPGLPDLNAFPFTIWNKLYRRHQSRLALAGYGQSQGYLPLRQALAEYLRNSRGLRCNAEQVIITNGAQEALNLCAQVTVNRGDRVYIENPGYRRARSAFLAVGAKLMPVSLADKHLDVDKLVKSAKKAKLLFITPTHQYPMGGVMPASERIKLLDWATQMGCWIIEDDYDSEFSFQNKPVAALQGMGEKTPVLYMGSFSKTLLPGLRLGYLVTPSSTVPAFAQAKEMLSGHSPLVTQAVVADFLNEGHFVRHLQKMRASYMQKWEHFCQLIRDTLPSPARLIASSTGMHLVISTPGHDDITLSKKLRSHGLGSTPLSLFFPNKVENTGLVLGFANTEHKQREECVKVLTKLLEK; encoded by the coding sequence TTGACTAGCCACGAGCTTGCAGACCTAAACCTCGACCCAGGCCAGCCACTGCAGAGCCAGTTGTATCGGCAACTGGTGCGGTGGATTTGTGTAGGCCGATTGGCCGCTGGCACCAAGCTGCCCTCATCACGCCGACTGGCAGAGTCCCTCGCCATCAGCCGCAATACTGTCACTCAGGTCTTGGATCAAATGAAAGCGGAAGGCTTCCTTACCAGCTACCCAGGTAAAGGCGTATTCGTATCCCCGAAACTACCGTCCTATGTCGAGAAACCTGAAGGGCAAGATTGGCAGGCGCAGTCGAACAGATGTTTGCCGCCACTCTCTGACTATGGTGACTTGGTACAAGCCTTTCCGGGAAGCAGGGAGAACGAAGATCTATTAATCCCATTTACCCCCGGCTTACCAGATCTAAATGCATTTCCATTCACTATCTGGAATAAATTGTACCGCCGCCATCAATCCAGGTTGGCCCTGGCTGGTTACGGACAGAGCCAAGGTTATTTACCTTTGCGCCAAGCACTTGCCGAGTACCTTCGCAACTCACGCGGCCTTCGCTGCAATGCTGAACAGGTAATTATTACTAACGGAGCTCAAGAGGCGCTGAATCTGTGTGCGCAAGTTACTGTCAACCGAGGGGATAGAGTTTATATAGAAAACCCTGGCTATCGCCGCGCTCGATCAGCCTTTCTGGCTGTTGGGGCAAAACTCATGCCTGTAAGCCTGGCAGATAAGCACCTTGATGTGGATAAATTGGTAAAGAGCGCAAAAAAAGCCAAATTACTTTTTATCACGCCAACACATCAATACCCCATGGGTGGTGTTATGCCCGCCAGTGAACGTATCAAGTTATTGGATTGGGCGACACAAATGGGCTGCTGGATCATTGAAGATGATTACGACAGTGAGTTTTCTTTTCAAAACAAGCCCGTCGCAGCGCTTCAGGGTATGGGAGAAAAAACACCCGTGCTCTATATGGGAAGTTTCAGTAAAACCTTATTACCTGGCTTGCGGCTCGGCTACTTAGTGACCCCCAGCTCTACTGTACCTGCATTTGCACAAGCAAAAGAAATGCTCTCTGGTCACTCCCCCTTAGTCACCCAGGCTGTCGTGGCAGACTTCCTCAACGAGGGGCATTTTGTCCGGCATCTTCAAAAAATGCGTGCTAGCTATATGCAAAAGTGGGAACATTTTTGTCAGCTTATTCGCGATACACTACCCTCGCCAGCAAGACTAATTGCCAGTAGTACCGGCATGCATCTGGTAATTTCAACACCAGGACATGATGATATTACCCTGTCGAAAAAATTACGCAGCCACGGGTTAGGAAGCACACCACTATCTCTCTTTTTCCCGAACAAAGTGGAAAATACGGGATTGGTACTCGGATTTGCCAATACAGAACACAAACAGAGAGAGGAATGTGTAAAGGTTCTCACAAAGCTACTGGAAAAATAA
- a CDS encoding alpha/beta fold hydrolase, with translation MIPGTSLYDGEVLETVNGFPVLYRYIQSSGSKPLMVFIPGAAHLARIFYGYPGGRPDDFISHWVTRAGFPFLAISYPVANAVFSSTHPEFTIQDWGNQAADVIAKILSENHLPSSVIVCGWSMGGKIAGALARAAKTAGFSIECLVAMAADPPLPGFLPIANVKAIEMTADGMASRSGIYPTFFAALNEQSTFNQHTIIPEDRYRSEFLGAIPVALIGTGLMYDGRGFKEDLSRALKTANTFGFLDYPIPVVIQSDSMGDLENVLCNIDDWAFIRNRVLVNKLLGSVSPEQIPRDKWELVQLLTRSSSDYFSQIVSGNHFFFVGSIGARTTVDRIEKLRARVRSIQSF, from the coding sequence ATGATACCTGGTACTTCTTTGTATGACGGTGAGGTTCTGGAAACGGTGAATGGTTTCCCTGTACTTTACCGCTATATTCAGAGCAGCGGTTCCAAGCCGCTAATGGTATTTATTCCTGGAGCGGCTCATCTAGCGCGTATTTTTTATGGCTATCCCGGTGGTCGCCCTGACGATTTTATCAGCCACTGGGTCACTCGAGCGGGTTTCCCTTTCCTGGCTATTTCCTATCCTGTGGCGAACGCGGTTTTTAGTAGCACGCATCCCGAGTTTACCATTCAAGATTGGGGCAATCAGGCAGCGGACGTTATTGCCAAAATTCTCTCCGAAAACCACCTCCCGAGTTCAGTGATAGTGTGTGGCTGGAGTATGGGGGGGAAAATTGCAGGGGCTCTAGCGAGGGCGGCGAAAACTGCGGGCTTTTCGATCGAATGCTTGGTTGCCATGGCTGCAGATCCTCCATTGCCAGGATTCCTACCCATTGCTAATGTCAAAGCCATAGAAATGACCGCTGACGGCATGGCTAGCCGCAGCGGTATTTACCCCACATTTTTTGCCGCGCTCAATGAACAGAGTACCTTTAATCAGCACACAATTATTCCCGAGGATAGATATCGGAGTGAGTTTCTCGGCGCAATCCCTGTCGCTCTGATTGGAACTGGACTAATGTACGACGGGCGAGGGTTTAAGGAAGATCTTTCCAGGGCATTAAAGACAGCAAATACTTTTGGCTTTCTGGATTATCCGATTCCTGTCGTTATTCAGAGTGACTCTATGGGGGATTTGGAAAATGTGCTGTGCAATATTGATGACTGGGCCTTTATTCGCAATCGGGTGCTTGTGAATAAGCTTTTGGGTTCGGTGTCTCCGGAGCAGATTCCGAGGGATAAATGGGAGTTGGTGCAGCTCTTAACCCGCTCATCTTCAGACTATTTTTCACAAATTGTCTCGGGTAATCATTTCTTTTTCGTTGGATCTATAGGGGCGCGAACGACGGTTGATCGAATAGAAAAGCTGCGGGCCAGGGTGAGAAGTATTCAGTCTTTTTAA
- a CDS encoding MarR family winged helix-turn-helix transcriptional regulator, producing the protein MKYSQLGTQLRYLLELLDGDVAESYNLCGLESYKPRYTPIIRALLHKRDITISEVVASTHISQPAVSQTVKGMIKQGLVQASSGEDARQRKIRLTRKGRALIPKLKQQWLATVEAEHSLSAELSVPLSEILNEAIQALKERPYLERIQKNLPAEAIQT; encoded by the coding sequence ATGAAATACAGCCAGCTGGGAACTCAGCTCCGCTACCTTCTGGAGTTACTGGATGGTGATGTTGCGGAAAGCTATAACCTCTGTGGCCTGGAAAGTTATAAACCTCGCTATACACCGATAATACGTGCGCTTTTACATAAGAGGGATATCACTATTAGCGAGGTGGTTGCGAGTACTCATATTTCCCAGCCAGCAGTTAGCCAAACCGTGAAAGGCATGATCAAACAGGGGCTGGTACAGGCTTCTTCCGGAGAGGATGCGCGCCAACGAAAAATTCGCCTGACCCGCAAAGGTAGAGCGTTAATACCCAAGCTTAAGCAACAGTGGTTAGCAACGGTGGAAGCTGAGCATTCCCTCAGTGCCGAGTTATCTGTACCACTATCAGAAATACTCAATGAGGCGATTCAAGCTTTGAAAGAGCGCCCTTACCTGGAACGCATACAAAAAAACCTACCAGCGGAGGCTATACAGACATGA
- a CDS encoding ExeM/NucH family extracellular endonuclease, translating into MKEIGLAALAALGLPFAAEEVQASDLIISEYIEGSSNNKALEIYNGTGAAVDLSSYSIELYFNGSATAASTIALTGSLADGDVYVFAHGSADSSILSVADQIYTSGLFNGDDAVALSGPNGHVDVIGQIGVDPGSQWGGSSLGTQNQTLIRDWSVSEGRADGSTDFDPASEWSSAGQDDFSNLGWHSEDGTGGGDGGGDDDVVLGDCGDISTLISQIQGDDFESALEDERHEIEAVVVGDFQDTSTGLSGFFLQEEDSDQDGQVNTSEGLFVHDKGFGVDVQVGDLVRVGGVVTEYYDFTELDEVDGVTVCGSGYSVTAEEVSLPFSSVEEQEQYEGMLVEFPQALMVNDHYNLGRYGEVTLANGRLYIPTHNNEPGVAAVVQESANDLNRVVLDDGSSVQNPEEVPFPVSGLSASNTLRNGDTVEGLRGVMGYSYSAYRVHPVEAPEFIAANLRESAPELPGMGSLKIASFNVLNYFNGDGNGEGFPTSRGADTEEEFLRQRSKIVSAILGLDADIVGLMEIENDGYDSDSAIQDLINGLNAATSSENYQFINPDLTQLGTDEITVGLIYRSDRVMPVGAAATTDSYPFDDGNRQPLLQAFAESSSGEELAVVVNHFKSKGSCPGDGSLNDDQDDGQGCWNSLRTEAADALVSWIDTDPTGSGTDRVLVLGDLNSYARENPITTLKDAGYTDLLEVFGEGEAYSYVYSGESGYLDHALASEALAPLVTGAADWHINADEPRVLDYNIENKTDEQVESFYSTDAFRASDHDPLVVELDLGADNLEPVAGFEWSIEGFEVNYLDSSVDTDGTIVSWAWDFGDGTTSTEQNPSHSYDAAGTYSVILQVEDDRGAISVIEQLVKIEEVVELQADFKVHSFLRWVWVEERSSYDGDGSLSYEWDFGDGTSRSGPWALHRYSNGGSYEITLTVKDDFGNEDKAYREIEVRKPFWH; encoded by the coding sequence ATGAAAGAGATTGGCTTGGCTGCCCTTGCAGCCCTGGGGTTACCATTTGCGGCGGAAGAGGTCCAAGCCAGCGACCTCATTATTTCTGAATACATCGAGGGCAGCAGCAATAACAAAGCCCTCGAAATCTACAACGGCACTGGTGCAGCGGTTGACCTGAGTAGCTATAGCATTGAGCTTTACTTCAATGGCTCCGCTACGGCGGCTTCAACCATCGCTCTGACTGGAAGTTTGGCAGATGGCGATGTTTATGTATTCGCCCATGGCAGTGCAGACTCTTCAATTCTTTCTGTTGCTGACCAGATTTATACCAGCGGCTTGTTTAATGGGGATGATGCTGTTGCCCTGAGCGGGCCCAATGGGCATGTGGATGTTATCGGCCAGATCGGTGTTGATCCCGGTAGCCAATGGGGCGGCAGCAGTCTGGGCACCCAGAATCAAACCTTAATCCGCGACTGGAGTGTGAGCGAAGGCCGTGCTGATGGCAGCACGGATTTTGACCCCGCATCAGAATGGTCTAGCGCAGGTCAGGACGACTTTTCTAATCTTGGCTGGCACAGCGAAGATGGCACCGGTGGCGGAGACGGCGGCGGTGATGACGATGTTGTGCTCGGCGATTGTGGAGATATTTCTACTTTAATCAGCCAGATTCAGGGTGATGACTTTGAAAGCGCTCTGGAAGACGAGCGCCACGAAATTGAAGCGGTTGTTGTCGGTGATTTCCAAGACACCAGTACAGGCCTTTCCGGCTTCTTCCTGCAAGAGGAAGACAGTGATCAGGATGGCCAGGTCAATACTTCTGAGGGTCTGTTTGTACATGACAAAGGCTTCGGTGTAGATGTACAAGTCGGAGACCTGGTTCGCGTCGGTGGTGTGGTCACTGAATACTATGACTTTACCGAATTAGATGAAGTTGATGGTGTAACGGTTTGTGGTAGCGGCTACAGTGTCACTGCCGAGGAAGTCTCCTTGCCATTTAGTTCTGTCGAAGAGCAGGAGCAATACGAGGGGATGCTGGTTGAGTTCCCGCAAGCCCTGATGGTGAATGATCACTATAACCTGGGGCGCTATGGTGAAGTTACCCTTGCCAATGGCCGTCTCTATATTCCCACCCATAATAATGAACCAGGTGTTGCAGCCGTTGTGCAGGAAAGTGCCAACGATCTGAACAGGGTTGTGCTGGATGATGGTTCCAGTGTGCAAAACCCCGAAGAGGTGCCTTTCCCCGTTTCCGGCCTCAGTGCCAGTAATACCTTACGCAACGGCGATACGGTAGAGGGATTACGCGGTGTAATGGGGTATAGCTACAGCGCATATCGTGTACATCCCGTGGAAGCGCCGGAATTTATTGCCGCCAACCTGCGTGAAAGTGCTCCGGAATTACCGGGTATGGGCAGTTTGAAAATTGCCAGTTTTAATGTTTTGAATTATTTCAATGGCGATGGCAACGGTGAGGGATTCCCTACTTCCCGAGGCGCTGATACTGAAGAAGAATTCCTGCGCCAGAGAAGTAAAATTGTTTCCGCTATTTTAGGCCTGGATGCCGATATAGTAGGCCTAATGGAAATTGAGAATGATGGCTACGATTCTGACAGCGCTATCCAGGATTTGATTAATGGCCTCAATGCCGCTACCAGCAGTGAAAATTATCAATTCATTAACCCTGATCTGACCCAATTGGGCACCGATGAGATTACTGTGGGGCTGATTTATCGCAGTGATCGGGTAATGCCTGTGGGTGCTGCTGCAACAACCGATAGCTACCCATTCGATGACGGTAACCGCCAGCCTCTTCTGCAAGCCTTCGCCGAATCATCAAGTGGTGAAGAGCTGGCCGTGGTGGTCAACCACTTTAAATCAAAAGGTAGTTGCCCGGGTGATGGCAGCCTGAACGATGACCAGGATGATGGTCAGGGCTGCTGGAACTCCCTGCGCACAGAAGCAGCGGACGCTCTGGTGTCATGGATTGATACTGACCCAACAGGTAGCGGCACTGACCGTGTTCTGGTGCTCGGTGACCTCAATAGCTACGCCCGCGAAAATCCGATTACTACCTTAAAGGATGCCGGTTACACCGACTTGCTGGAAGTATTCGGTGAGGGCGAAGCTTACTCCTATGTCTACAGCGGTGAGTCCGGATACCTGGATCACGCCCTAGCCAGTGAAGCTTTGGCCCCTTTGGTAACTGGTGCTGCCGACTGGCATATCAATGCCGACGAACCTCGGGTGCTGGATTACAACATCGAGAATAAAACCGATGAGCAGGTGGAGAGTTTCTACTCGACTGATGCATTTCGCGCTTCAGATCACGATCCGTTAGTGGTTGAGCTGGACCTGGGAGCAGATAACCTGGAACCGGTTGCTGGATTTGAGTGGAGCATTGAAGGCTTTGAAGTGAACTACCTCGATAGCAGCGTCGATACCGATGGCACTATCGTTAGCTGGGCCTGGGACTTTGGTGATGGCACTACCAGTACTGAGCAAAACCCCAGTCATAGTTACGATGCTGCAGGTACCTACTCTGTAATCCTGCAGGTTGAAGATGATCGGGGGGCGATTTCCGTAATTGAGCAGCTTGTAAAAATTGAGGAAGTTGTTGAACTTCAGGCTGACTTTAAGGTGCACAGCTTCCTGCGTTGGGTATGGGTTGAAGAGCGCAGTAGTTACGATGGCGACGGTAGCCTGAGCTACGAGTGGGACTTTGGCGATGGCACCAGCCGCTCCGGCCCCTGGGCACTACACCGCTATTCTAACGGTGGTAGTTATGAAATTACCCTGACAGTTAAAGACGATTTCGGTAATGAAGATAAAGCCTACCGTGAAATCGAGGTTCGCAAGCCGTTTTGGCACTGA
- a CDS encoding S41 family peptidase, translated as MKRQLKMSLAVFISFFSTSLAASSSAAISCQFETAQIIQAAASAIQERYVLEEKADTLSAQLNRLAKSKRFNHLCSDYQQFAHTLTEEIRTLSGDKHFYVEHVDTRIEAHNWIEQWQAEAPSNNFGVKKIEILPGNIGYLSLSSFHTFENAQQTLAAAFILLSHSEGFILDLRNNGGGDEETAYAVLQSFIDPQSPFPFFIESRKRREIPKRISPQPWPAYGSDRPLVILIDERSFSASESTAFALQQLGRATVIGAASAGGAHMMESPQSLPNGFEIGIPDKRPVSTIVDSRLNWEGLGVIPDIEAGNREIIQIALKVMAGNRQ; from the coding sequence ATGAAACGCCAGCTCAAAATGAGTTTAGCGGTATTTATCAGTTTTTTTTCCACGTCTCTCGCGGCCAGTTCCAGTGCAGCGATTTCCTGCCAGTTTGAGACAGCTCAAATTATTCAAGCTGCAGCATCGGCGATTCAAGAGCGCTATGTGCTGGAAGAGAAAGCAGACACATTATCTGCTCAGCTCAACAGGCTGGCAAAATCTAAGCGCTTTAATCACCTTTGCAGTGACTACCAACAATTTGCTCACACCCTGACTGAAGAAATTCGCACCCTGTCCGGGGATAAACATTTCTACGTGGAGCATGTCGACACACGCATAGAAGCCCACAATTGGATTGAACAATGGCAAGCTGAAGCGCCCAGCAATAACTTTGGCGTTAAGAAAATTGAGATTCTTCCGGGTAACATTGGCTACCTTTCCCTCTCCTCCTTCCACACCTTTGAAAATGCCCAGCAAACCCTGGCTGCCGCTTTTATTCTGCTTAGCCACAGCGAGGGCTTTATACTGGATTTACGCAATAATGGCGGCGGAGACGAAGAAACAGCCTATGCTGTTCTGCAATCATTCATTGACCCCCAATCTCCCTTTCCCTTTTTTATTGAAAGTCGCAAGAGGAGAGAAATACCGAAACGTATTTCACCTCAACCCTGGCCCGCCTATGGTAGTGACAGGCCACTGGTGATACTGATTGATGAGAGATCCTTCTCCGCATCAGAGAGTACCGCCTTTGCACTACAGCAGCTGGGCCGAGCCACGGTTATCGGTGCTGCCAGCGCCGGTGGGGCACATATGATGGAATCACCCCAGTCCCTCCCAAATGGCTTTGAAATCGGCATCCCTGATAAGCGCCCGGTTTCCACTATTGTCGACAGCCGCCTCAACTGGGAAGGACTGGGTGTAATTCCCGATATTGAAGCCGGTAACCGGGAAATCATTCAGATCGCTTTAAAAGTAATGGCAGGCAATCGTCAATAA